In Myxocyprinus asiaticus isolate MX2 ecotype Aquarium Trade chromosome 46, UBuf_Myxa_2, whole genome shotgun sequence, a single window of DNA contains:
- the glcea gene encoding glucuronic acid epimerase a — translation MRCLVSRINHKTLIVICAVLALITILLWNKCSGDKDLPTQIRPQLESVPTPEREEENRQAPEGPPGSREVTYEQIDCLINEDVIVKGRREGGEVYLPFSWVERYFDVYGRLVQYEEVERFEFSHSYSRVYAQREPYHPDGVFMSFEGYNVEVRDRVKCITGVEGVPISTQWGPQGYFYPIQIAQYGLSHYSKNLTEKPPDLKVYGMSEEREGGSSPWVVPKGCSLSKLQDQSRSGFVHHFVTADNSDGVSLLLDNAKDFVLTFDVKFVSNGSISVVLETTEKGVPYTIHYITSPLLLSFKEREVIYGIGPRASWSTISRDLVTDLRKGVGLSNTKVVKATKIIPRRVVNLVLRGSGFISNITVSSTAHMAAFFAASDWLLHNQDDHGGWPIKVTRKLGEGFKSLEPGWYSAMAQGQAMSTLVRAYLITHNPAYLSAALRATSPFKKTSEQRGVKATFMNKFDWYEEYPTTPSSFVLNGFIYSLIGLYDVAETAGNKLGREPGVLFSQGLETLKAMLPLFDTGSGTVYDLRHFTLGIAPNLARWDYHTTHINQLQLLASIDSTPIFREYVKRWKTYLKGGRAKHN, via the exons ATGCGCTGTTTGGTGTCACGAATCAATCACAAGACTTTGATTGTCATCTGCGCTGTGTTGGCACTCATCACCATCCTCCTCTGGAACAAGTGCTCCGGCGACAAAGATCTGCCCACTCAGATCAGACCTCAGCTTGAGTCTGTGCCCACCCCAGAGAGGGAAGAGGAGAACAGACAGGCCCCAGAGGGCCCGCCGGGATCCAGAGAGGTCACTTATGAGCAAATTGACTGCCTTATCAATGAGGATGTCATCGTAAAAGGCCGAAGGGAAGGGGGAGAGGTGTACCTGCCCTTTAGCTGGGTGGAAAGGTACTTTGATGTTTACGGGCGTCTGGTACAGTATGAGGAAGTGGAACGCTTCGAGTTCTCACACAGTTACTCACGGGTGTACGCCCAAAGAGAGCCTTATCATCCTGATGGGGTCTTTATGTCCTTTGAGGGCTACAACGTGGAAGTACGGGATCGGGTGAAATGTATCACTGGTGTGGAAG gtGTACCGATCTCCACACAGTGGGGTCCTCAAGGGTATTTTTACCCCATTCAAATAGCTCAATATGGGCTGAGCCACTACAGCAAGAACCTAACAGAGAAACCACCTGACCTAAAGGTCTATGGCATGTCAGAGGAGAGAGAGGGTGGCTCGAGTCCGTGGGTTGTCCCCAAGGGCTGCTCTCTCTCCAAGCTCCAGGATCAAAGTCGCTCTGGGTTTGTGCACCACTTTGTCACTGCGG ACAACTCAGACGGTGTGTCTCTGCTTTTGGATAACGCAAAAGATTTTGTCCTGACCTTTGATGTGAAGTTCGTCTCCAACGGCAGCATCTCTGTTGTTTTGGAGACAACAGAAAAGGGAGTCCCTTATACCATCCATTACATCACAAGCCCACTCCTCCTCTCGTTCAAAGAGAGAGAGGTCATCTATGGCATTGGACCCCGGGCATCTTGGAGTACCATAAGTCGTGATTTAGTAACAGACCTGCGTAAAGGAGTTGGCTTGTCTAACACCAAAGTAGTTAAGGCGACCAAAATCATTCCTCGCCGTGTGGTCAACCTTGTTCTTCGAGGTTCTGGCTTCATCAGCAATATTACTGTTTCTTCCACCGCGCACATGGCTGCGTTCTTTGCCGCCAGCGATTGGCTTCTTCATAACCAGGATGACCACGGTGGTTGGCCAATCAAGGTGACTCGCAAGCTCGGAGAGGGCTTCAAGAGCTTGGAGCCTGGATGGTACTCTGCAATGGCCCAGGGCCAGGCCATGTCGACATTAGTGAGGGCGTACCTGATCACGCACAACCCAGCATACCTTAGTGCCGCTCTACGTGCAACATCCCCCTTCAAGAAGACTTCGGAACAACGTGGCGTCAAGGCGACTTTCATGAACAAGTTCGACTGGTATGAGGAATACCCCACAACACCCAGTTCGTTTGTTCTCAATGGCTTCAt ttactctCTGATTGGACTGTACGATGTTGCGGAGACAGCAGGCAACAAGCTTGGCCGAGAACCGGGCGTACTCTTCAGTCAAGGACTGGAGACGCTCAAGGCCATGTTGCCGTTGTTCGACACGGGCTCAGGGACAGTTTACGACCTTAGACACTTTACGTTGGGCATAGCACCAAATTTAGCACGCTGGGACTATCACACCACTCATATTAACCAGTTACAGCTGCTTGCATCGATTGACAGCACCCCCATTTTCAGGGAGTACGTAAAACGCTGGAAGACTTACCTGAAAGGAGGCCGTGCCAAGCATAACTAA